Below is a genomic region from Henckelia pumila isolate YLH828 chromosome 3, ASM3356847v2, whole genome shotgun sequence.
AACAAACCTTGTTCAAAAAACTcatgtaatcccttctcacttacatgtccaagcctTAGATGCCATAGCTTGGTTCTGTCTTGCTGTTCCTGAACACTTGTTGTACTTCCTGTGACTGTCTCACCTTGTAGTACATATAGGAGGTTCCTTTTTACTGCCTTCATAACAATCAGAGGCCCTTTAGACACCGAGAGACTTCCTGCTCCTTATTTAAACGAATATCTCTGAGCATCAAGTgttcccaatgatatcaagtttctcttcaacttGAGCACATACCTCACATTAGTGAGTACCCTGTTGATCTCATCATGATACTTATTATTATATTCCCAGAGCCATTTATCCtgcatgattgattattccccAACAGTACCATGCCATGTTCAGATTCTTATAACTTCTCAAACCAGGACCTTATAGGACACATGTGGAAAGAGAATCCTGCATCCAGTATCCATTCATGGTTTACATCACCTTTACaaaccaccaatacttctgctgagtcatatccatctgAAGCTACGGCCAGAGTACCATCATTTTTGGGTGTTTTCTGTtgtttttctttcctttctgGACAATCTCTTCTAAGGTGTCCAGTCCTATGACATGTAAAACACTTCATATTTCCCAAATTTCTGTTCTGGTATCTTCTTTGACTCTTTGATCTGGATTTTGGCCTATATTTTTCATTGGATTTCCTCTTCTCACTCCCACCCCTTGCCATAAGACcctctccatgtgattcagtgtttgtgTTTGACTTTCTTTGATGTTCTTTGGATTTAATAGCAGACATAATTTCCTCCAATGTTACCATCTTTTCTCTTCCATAGAACAAAGcatctttgaaatttttatatgCTTTAGGAAGTTcattcagaagtatcaaagtctaatcttcatcctcaagctttacttcaatattcttcaagtcatccaatatcttggtgaattcttcGATCTAGTCTTCGAGATTCTTCTCATCCTTTATCACAAAGGAATACAACCTCTGTTTCATGTACAGATGGTTAGCTAGAGATTTTTTCATGTATAAATTCTCAAGATTAAGCCACACAGCTGCCGCGGATTCTTCTCTGGCCACCTCTCGAAGAAGTCTATCACCCAGACAGAGAATAATCGCAGTATGTGCTTTCTCGAGAAATTCATCTTTTTTCTTTATATCTTCGGACATCTCCTCCTTATTCTTGAGGGTTTCCACCAATCCTTGATGTATCAAGATTGCTCGCATCTTAATTCTCCAGAGCGAGAAATCGTTCTTGCCAATAAACTTCTCAGTATCAAATTTCATTGATCTCACCATCTTTGCTTAGTTTTCCACTGACGGcgccacttgttaggaatcaaACAGGACAAACATGATATTCCGAGATATTCACCAACAACCATAGACAGAAATaacaagaacacaatcccaACAATCAGATATAAATCccaacgcacacagatcaaaAACTAACTCACGCAAAAGAAATTTAAACAACACaaatatttacgtggttcggcaagaAATTTacctacgtccacgggagagcaacacaacactATTATTAATCACGAACAGAAGAAATCCAAGCTCAAAACCAGAGCTTATTACAATTCAAACCAGAAAACTCTAACGCTAGATACAGACACAATTCAAGTTTTTTTATGCTTGAATTTttcccgtcacaatctacgCCCCAGTTTTGTCCTCTAAATTCTCTCTTTTATTCTCTCTTAAATATTTTCTTGAGGTTGAATAATTTGATTTTctattgtttctgttatcgtAGCTTTGATCTACTTATATAAGGAAATACACCGACTTtcttcttgggctttaggtcaacaactTACTGCCCAATCATAAAGTCAGcatggtccaacccgataagTTATCTTGATGTGAtagtattttcctatgttttattgagttaatttgtgatgattaggtgtatttttattggctaaattcatgttatagttcctaatccttgtatgtgatttgatataggaaaagtgaagaaaaggagctaaagatggaagaaagagccgagataagagaagaattgcggagcagcaatgatccaaaAATCATTTGTAATTTAAGAAaactccaaatccgatcttcaccgttcagaataaatttcaagatgttttaaagcagctgtccaaattttcgctcaatccgacggctagatctccagttatgaatttttcaaaatcgctgctcgctggaaaaaaGTAGCTcgcttaccgatcgagcaagctaAAATTATCCAGCTACTGTTTTCATacttttttggccgctcgatcggtaaaatgttgcagattcaatcTTTACCGAGAGAGCGGGTCTGTTTgggaaaaatttttatttttgggaactcttttattttagactctagacttttattaggTCTCGATTCCGATTTTTACACATCAATCATCAGATTGGGAGGCTTAGAACGTGGAAGAACGctctggaggctagggtttatcTTTTCAATTCTTAGATttagtttcttcttcaattctttctaacttttatacttggttgagggagacgaaaccttgatataatttattcatgagattcgattttcagtgtttaattcttattgagtatcgatttttgatctgttttattttatgtttgtgtgcgagattttaggatttgccatcttaggattttgctatgcaaactatagctaaattagaattcaaatctgtaatcgtttgaatcaactaatttgcgaagcaactacgtttgatattttcagctgttgaatttattaaatcgtaggatcaactattgactaggctaaatataaccgttggtgtttgtgttgtttagCTTTATCAGTTTCactcgtttgaatgctaccttagatttaaatctagatcgctggaattcgggttaatttattggtaagggttaatctagaacgctggtttctaattaactaaaattaaggtgaaacaggaattagttttccaatgatgaatatttgataggattaattatttttacggaatcgatgattgaatgaacaaatatcaagggtgtagtcaaccgataccaagtctcgtctcttattgatttctcgagttgaattttcattcttgcatgatagtgatactattaaatttttaattgcttaaatttttagtatttaatctcaaatctcaaaacccctttttatttacttagaacacattaaatttacctttcatcgtgggaacgatccctactcacactactgcattatttgtttatctgattgagtcgggtaatttgggtgtGACACAATTAAGCGCTACCACATCTACTTCTCAATGCAATTGATCTGTCCTCATAGTTTGATCTGCTTCCTCGCGCCAAGCTCCAAACTCTTCGGACAATCGATCTGCCAATAGAACTCATCTGACCATTAACTTCGATCCGAtctcaataattgatttgagcatgaactcatctgatcactgaGCTCATCTGATCTCTACTCTATGATCTGATCTCATCTTGTTCCTTTTCAGTCAAGCTGACAGAAGCATACGTcaacaataataattttttttaattcggCATGGACCTTGCCCATCCTGCGAGACAGGGCCCCtgtatatacatataaaattaTCAAAGACTTTAAAGCAAGTGGACATATAGACACGTAAAGACATGTAAGAATATAATCGTAAACACATGCAAAGAAAATGATACGTCGCTCAATTCAAGCCTAACTTCACCACGTCTAAATCCGTTATTTTTTCTGACATTCAAACCCGGCGACGTTAGTGCAAGAAGTATTTTGGCCATAACATTTACATGTAACCCCAAATATTTTCACACATTACCTTTACAGTTTAAGAAAATAAGCAATTACACAATAGTTAGCAATTACACAATAGTAAACAATACTAGCGTGCAATTATGGCTATATCTGTTAGATGAGTCAATCCATAGTGGGGCGAGTCAGCCCGCCAAAAACTCTCCATTTGGTGGGACGGGACGATCGGTCCACCATCTCGGAGGACTGAAAATCCTCAATCCAAACTAATCCAAGGTGGGTTGTGGGTTAGGCAGATCGAACCGTGGGTTTgctcaaaacaaataaaaataaaaaattattataattagtTATAAATTTCGTTTCATaagtaaatattataaaatcatattaataaaatttctaattattgatttcacacATGtacattttatataaagtaatttaaaaaaattcacaacaTCCAttgcaaaaatatatatattaccatAAATCCCtgatccaaaaataaaaaattaaatttttttccaaGTCCGCGGGCCAACCCAAGCCCACCTCGGGTTGGCCTGCCTAGTCCCGCGACCTGCGTGGGCTGACTCACCTATAGttgagttaaattttttttaactcaacccacttaaattataTGATGAAACGAACCCATATAAAATGTCAACCCAAATTGACAACCCTAATTATACTCATCAATACTTTTATCAGATGCCAATTATAATAACCCTAGTCTGAATGTTTTTCTTTTCTAGAAAAGTGTTCGGCCGTTGACCatcattaaaatttaaataaaaaaaatgaccaCTTGAATTTAAAAATGAAATTGGGCATTTAACTTCCATGAAATATAACTTCTCATGGAAATTCATCAACCCAAACATCTCCTCACGCATATGATGCTAAAATTTGTCCAAGCACcaatttaaagtttatcaacTTTATCCTACACTTTCAACCCATAAAAATGTCATAAACTTCATCAGAATTATCACAAAACTTTTGCGAAAATAGAAAAGttacttgtatatatatattcattggTGGATCTATTTCACAAATATTAAGGGCGGGGACAAAATTCAAGCATACTACAATAGGATTTATGAAACATGGAGGCTTAAAGGATTAAGATACAGATTCTATATCATCTCCTTCGTAACAATCAGCAACGCCCACAGTTGATGTCCTTACATTCTTGTACGAATAACGCATCGCAACAAACGTGAAGATGACGAGGTTTCCTGCTGTAATACCAGCCAATAACCAGTAAAAATAGTCGAGCCGGCTGGTATTCAAATCCTTCCCGAACCAACTTTTGCCTCCCTTGTTCGTTGCGCGATCCACTAATGTGATCAAAAGGCTGCTGAGAAAGTTTGCAGCACCAATTACACTAAGGTAAAAAGCTATGCCTAAGCTTCTCATTGAATCCGGAACTTGATCATAGAAGTACTCTTGTAGTCCAACAAGAGCGAACCCGTCTCCCATACCGATGATCAAAAACTGCGGGGCAAGCCAAAATACGCTCATTGTAAGTGACCCCTTGGATGGATTTTTCTCCACCAAGTCGAGTCTCTTTCTCTCAACCAAGGCTGCTACTACCATTGTCGCGACAGAGAAAACCATCCCAATACCGATCCTTTGGAGAATATTGATGCCTCGTTCATTTCCAGTCACTTTTCTCAAGAAGGGAACGAGGATTTTGTCGTAGATTACGACAGAAATTATCATCCCAATGGCGGCCAGAGCGTATATGGAAGCTGGAGGGATTTTGAAATTGTGGGTGAGTTTAAGGTTAAGAGTTGTGCCTTGTTTTATGAAGAATGTGGAGGCCTGTGCTACACAGATACCAAATGGTAACGTGGTGAGCCAAATCGGGATCATGTTGATTATGAGCTTCAATTCTTCGACATTTGTCACCGTTGCAAGTCTCCATGGATTTGGTTTGCTTGCTGCTAAATCTTGTGTTTCATCAATTATTGCAGCTTTGTCAAGAAACCTGACacatagaaacagaaatttaTCATTGTCTTATCCTCTTCGTGATCCATGAAACTTATTATATGGAGTTCATCTCAAGAATCTTACTTGAGATTCCTGGTATGAAAAAGAAGTCTTCCATTAGTACTCTTGTCTGATCTAGGAACCTCGTATAGTTGATCCGGTTCCGATGGAAGTGCAAGGTTTCTCTTCGAAATAGCTGCCACGAGAACCTGCAGCAGCGGCGTTAAGGGACTTCCGGTGGGCTTTCGGAACCGATAAAACGGCCTGCCTAGGCAAAATATCACTATACTAAAGACCATCACTGCTGTAAGAATGATATCTCCTGCAGCCCAGCTAACATGGTCTTGGACATACACAATCACGGTTACGCCAAGTATCAGCCCGGAACAAAGCCCGAAATTCCACCAATTGAAAAAGGACATTTTGTTTTTCCTTTCTTCAGGGTGATCATCATCAAACTGGTCAGCTCCAAAGCTCTCAAGAGATGGCTTGTGGCCTCCAGTGCCTACTGAGATCAAGTATAGTgcgaggaagaagaagatctcGTGGATTTTTCGAGGTTCTTGGCACGTTCCCGCGTCACACGCTTTCAAGCCCGGGATAACTCTCGACAGTGTCAAGAGAAGCAACCCCTGTTTTCACATGAAAATTAACACCAACATTATTAATCGTATGTTTCATGAGCGTATACAAATTCTGATACCTAATTTGAACTGATACTACAAATACTTTTCAATAAGATTTCCTACCACGACATAGACGACGGATGAAGCTAGAACGGTGGAGAAACGACCAAGGAAAGCATCCGCTATAAACCCCCCCAGTAGCGGCATCATAGTGGTAACACCAGACCAGTAATTAACACTCTTTGCAGCTGTTTTCAGATCTTGATGCATCACCTTCGTAAGATATATGATTAAACTCGTCGCGAGCCCGAAATAACTCAACCTCTCGCTAAACTCAATGCCtgccaacaaaaaaaaaaaaccataagCTCAAATCTGTTATTATAACTTCTAATTTTCCTAGAAGGATATATAAGAAACTGTTTGAGAATTATAGTACAGCAGCTAGTGTATGTTATTTGTTCACTGATATAATATTACATGATTTCTTGAATCAGTCTTTACCTATAATGAAAAGGGATGCCTTCCATGCACCGGTGGAAGCGCGAAGAGGCACACGTCCTTTACGATCAAAGGAAGAATCACACACCCATTTTTCCGAATCCACGGCGGCAGATTCTTGTTTCTTTGTTTGCTCCAACTCCATTTCTTATAAGATTTCTTGGGCTGaagatatatagatatatagctTATTAGTTTGCTCGTGGTTTCCATGGTTGCTCGCTACTTCTTATATAGGAATAGATTCCAAGGTTTTTAGGTGACTTCTGTTGAATTTTCCACATCACTGCTGGCCAAGATCATGGtttgaattaattaacatatagttaaattaaaaaataataataatgtcaataaagataatgatatagtgagaaaaatatttgattcCCCCTACTTTTGTCAGCACTCAGCAGTCATTGTTGGTCCTTGCTAAGAGAATAGCATTCATTCTCTAGTTTAAAACTAAAACTTGCTTTTGTATCAAATTAAAGTGGATTTGATAATTATGTCTTATATATATGTCCATACTGTAGTTTAACACTAGCTTATTGAGCATACTTCATTAATCAACAATGTCTCACTTTCCTTCCACAACTTTAAGTTCGAATAACAGTTGAAAACTCGATCGTGTTTGTTACGAAACGATCCATATTTGACCCTACATAAATTAGTCGAATATCGAATGTTGTTCAGTGGGCACGGAAAATGACTCAGTCTGGGTTTGTGTTCATTAGCTATATGATATTTGTTGGATTACATACCCAAGAGATGTTTCATCTCATAATGTTTGTGTATTAGGTGGTATAATTCCATGGGTTTATAAGTCACTTTTGTTAGTTTAATATCGATTTAGGGTAATTGTatcattttcgaattttttttattagtttaataTTAGTGTGGGATAATTGTAACATTGCCGA
It encodes:
- the LOC140890909 gene encoding protein NRT1/ PTR FAMILY 5.6-like, with the translated sequence MELEQTKKQESAAVDSEKWVCDSSFDRKGRVPLRASTGAWKASLFIIGIEFSERLSYFGLATSLIIYLTKVMHQDLKTAAKSVNYWSGVTTMMPLLGGFIADAFLGRFSTVLASSVVYVVGLLLLTLSRVIPGLKACDAGTCQEPRKIHEIFFFLALYLISVGTGGHKPSLESFGADQFDDDHPEERKNKMSFFNWWNFGLCSGLILGVTVIVYVQDHVSWAAGDIILTAVMVFSIVIFCLGRPFYRFRKPTGSPLTPLLQVLVAAISKRNLALPSEPDQLYEVPRSDKSTNGRLLFHTRNLKFLDKAAIIDETQDLAASKPNPWRLATVTNVEELKLIINMIPIWLTTLPFGICVAQASTFFIKQGTTLNLKLTHNFKIPPASIYALAAIGMIISVVIYDKILVPFLRKVTGNERGINILQRIGIGMVFSVATMVVAALVERKRLDLVEKNPSKGSLTMSVFWLAPQFLIIGMGDGFALVGLQEYFYDQVPDSMRSLGIAFYLSVIGAANFLSSLLITLVDRATNKGGKSWFGKDLNTSRLDYFYWLLAGITAGNLVIFTFVAMRYSYKNVRTSTVGVADCYEGDDIESVS